From Oreochromis aureus strain Israel breed Guangdong linkage group 4, ZZ_aureus, whole genome shotgun sequence, a single genomic window includes:
- the LOC116327833 gene encoding adenylosuccinate lyase-like, whose product MAGAEEMNKYRSPLVSRYASEEMSYNFSDKKKFITWRKLWIYLAKAEKALGLPITDAQIAEMESHAEDIDFAMAAEEERKLRHDVMAHVHTFAHCCPTAAPIIHLGATSCYVGDNTDLIALRDGFNILLPKLARVIDRLANFAEEYADLPTLGFTHFQPAQLTTVGKRACLWLQDLMMDVRKLERARDDLRFRGVKGTTGTQASFLQLFQGDHDKVEELDKMVTEMAGFKKAYLVTGQTYSCKVDIDCMSTLASLGASVHKICTDIRLLANLKEIEEPFEKEQIGSSAMPYKRNPMRAECCCSLALHLIALMDDPLQTASVQWLERTLDDSANRRISLPESFLTADIILSTLQNITEGLVVYPKVIERHIRHELPFMATENIIKAIVKAGGNRQECHEKIRVLSQEAAAVVKQEGGDNDLLGRIQRDPYFPPILGQLDALLDPKTFIGRAPQQVAKFLAEEVRPLLEPYKTIKVELVVSIAMAK is encoded by the exons ATGGCCGGAGCCGAAGAGATGAATAAGTATCgctcacctctggtgtccagatACGCCAGCGAAGAAATGAGCTACAACTTCAGCGACAAAAAGAAGTTCATCACCTGGAGGAAGCTGTGGATTTATCTCGCCAAAGCTGAGAAG GCTCTGGGTCTGCCCATCACTGATGCTCAGATTGCAGAGATGGAGAGCCATGCAGAGGACATTGACTTTGCCATGGCGGCTGAAGAAGAGCGAAAGCTGAGGCACGATGTCATGGCGCACGTCCACACCTTTGCACACTGCTGCCCCACAGCTGCTCCCATCATCCACCTCGGAGCTACGTCATGCTATGTGGGAGACAATACT GATCTCATTGCATTGCGTGATGGCTTCAACATCCTCTTGCCCAAG CTGGCCAGAGTCATCGACCGGCTGGCAAACTTTGCAGAGGAATACGCTGACCTCCCCACGCTCGGCTTTACACACTTCCA GCCTGCCCAGTTGACCACAGTGGGGAAGCGAGCGTGTCTGTGGCTGCAGGATTTGATGATGGATGTGAGGAAACTGGAGCGAGCCCGCGATGATCTTCGTTTCCGTGGAGTCAAGGGGACCACAGGCACCCAGGCCAGCTTCCTGCAGCTCTTTCAGGGGGACCATGACAAG GTGGAAGAGCTTGACAAGATGGTGACAGAGATGGCTGGCTTTAAGAA AGCCTACCTGGTGACCGGACAGACGTACAGTTGTAAAGTGGACATAGACTGCATGTCCACCCTCGCTAGTTTGGGAGCTTCTGTGCACAAG ATCTGCACAGACATCCGCCTGCTGGCCAACCTAAAAGAGATTGAGGAACCTTTTGAGAAGGAGCAGATTG GTTCCAGTGCTATGCCCTACAAGAGGAACCCCATGCGTGCAGAATGCTGCTGTAGCTTAGCCCTACATCTGATAGCATTGATGGACGACCCCCTGCAGACTGCCTCAGTGCAGTGGCTGGAGAGGACACTGGATGACAGCGCCAACAG GAGGATCTCCCTGCCCGAGTCCTTCCTGACAGCCGACATCATCCTCAGCACGCTGCAGAACATCACAGAGGGTCTTGTGGTCTACCCCAAAGTCATCGAGAGACACATCCGCCACGAGCTGCCCTTCATGGCCACAGAGAACATTATTAAGGCGATAGTGAAGGCAGGAGGCAACAGACAG GAGTGCCACGAGAAGATCCGTGTTCTCTCCCAAGAGGCAGCAGCTGTGGTTAAACAGGAAGGTGGAGACAATGACCTACTGGGCAGAATCCAGCGAGACCCCTACTTTCCACCCATTCTAGGGCAGCTGGATGCTTTGCTGGACCCCAAGACCTTTATTGGGCGTGCTCCACAGCAG GTCGCAAAGTTCCTGGCTGAAGAAGTACGCCCCCTATTGGAGCCATACAAGACCATCAAGGTCGAGCTTGTGGTTTCAATAGCTATGGCCAAATGA